One Actinomycetota bacterium genomic region harbors:
- a CDS encoding NAD(P)/FAD-dependent oxidoreductase yields MPDYDVIVIGAGGGGLSAGAILAKRGRKVLVLEQSDLIGGCCSTFERNGFLFDVGASIVEVIGSIEDAFDRLGTTFQKEVDLIPCDPVYSCVMRNGTRVTVPLSLDGTVEALSRVSEQDGKNYRQFAERMGGFLAETQKGFFSSALNGFGDMARIFRASPGLLNYQDLFTSSYQDIMRKYFKGSEVQETMSFQSWYVGLPPELAPGVFSILGYAEHEGVWYPRGGMVAIPRGLAECGKRSGMELRTGQRVRKVMVRDKRVQGVVLADGTEITAPAVVSNINAKTLYLDLVGEEHLHPLARHGIKSYEPSVSAIMICLGVDYEPPLDAHHTIITAPYEEMNDYWHNRYRKGLLPNEQFGLVCWASKSDPSLAPEGCHTINVILMGPHTLSGTDWDREKQRFLEDSIDYLGRKAVPGLADHVKEAEIITPLDYERRLLHPGGAIYGLQEDLAAQVVFRPRSKSKSVKGLYLAGASTHPGGGVPTTIGSGIIAADLVDQYE; encoded by the coding sequence ATGCCTGACTATGACGTCATCGTCATCGGCGCGGGAGGGGGAGGCCTATCGGCTGGAGCGATCCTGGCCAAGCGGGGGCGCAAGGTCCTGGTCCTGGAGCAGAGCGACCTCATAGGGGGCTGCTGTTCCACCTTCGAGAGGAACGGCTTCCTCTTCGACGTAGGCGCGTCCATAGTGGAGGTCATCGGCTCCATCGAGGACGCCTTCGACAGGTTGGGCACCACCTTCCAGAAGGAGGTGGATCTCATCCCCTGCGACCCGGTATACAGCTGCGTAATGCGCAACGGCACCAGGGTGACCGTCCCCCTCTCCCTGGACGGCACGGTGGAAGCCCTGTCCCGCGTATCCGAGCAGGACGGCAAGAACTACCGGCAGTTCGCCGAGCGCATGGGCGGGTTTCTCGCCGAGACCCAGAAGGGGTTCTTCTCCAGCGCCCTCAACGGCTTCGGGGACATGGCCAGGATCTTCCGTGCCAGCCCGGGGCTGCTCAACTACCAGGACCTCTTCACCAGCTCATACCAGGATATAATGCGCAAGTACTTCAAGGGGAGCGAGGTCCAGGAGACTATGTCCTTCCAGTCCTGGTACGTGGGGCTCCCCCCGGAACTGGCGCCGGGCGTCTTCTCCATCCTCGGGTATGCGGAGCACGAGGGGGTCTGGTACCCGAGGGGAGGAATGGTGGCCATCCCCCGGGGCCTGGCGGAATGCGGGAAGAGGAGCGGCATGGAACTGCGCACCGGCCAGCGAGTGCGCAAGGTGATGGTGCGCGACAAGCGGGTGCAGGGAGTTGTGCTGGCGGACGGCACCGAGATCACCGCTCCCGCGGTGGTCTCCAACATCAACGCCAAGACCCTCTACCTCGACCTCGTCGGCGAGGAGCACCTGCACCCGCTGGCCCGCCATGGAATCAAGAGCTACGAACCCTCGGTTTCGGCCATCATGATCTGCCTGGGAGTGGACTACGAGCCGCCCCTTGACGCTCACCACACCATCATCACCGCCCCTTACGAGGAGATGAACGACTACTGGCATAACCGTTACCGCAAGGGGCTGCTGCCCAACGAACAGTTCGGCCTGGTCTGCTGGGCATCGAAGTCCGACCCCTCGCTTGCGCCCGAGGGGTGCCATACCATCAACGTCATCCTCATGGGTCCCCATACCCTGAGCGGCACGGACTGGGACAGGGAGAAGCAGCGTTTCCTCGAGGACTCCATCGACTACCTGGGCCGCAAGGCGGTGCCCGGCCTCGCGGACCACGTCAAGGAAGCGGAGATCATCACTCCGCTGGACTACGAGCGGCGGTTGCTGCACCCCGGGGGCGCCATCTACGGGTTGCAGGAAGACCTGGCCGCCCAGGTGGTGTTCCGTCCCCGGTCCAAGTCCAAGAGCGTCAAGGGGCTGTACCTGGCGGGTGCTTCCACCCATCCCGGCGGTGGTGTGCCCACCACCATCGGTTCCGGCATCATAGCCGCGGACCTGGTCGATCAATACGAATAA
- a CDS encoding NAD(P)/FAD-dependent oxidoreductase — MSDYDVIVIGAGLGGLTAGALMAKQGRKTLVLEQSGSIGGCCSTYDRGGYRFDVGATILEIMAPFELAFERLGTTLQEEVDLEPCDPVYNVIFPDGSRMTYPASVEEKAEIISRISPEDGRAWLEYADYIGDFMRTALGVFFLSPVNSMADMARVFLKDPHLLKFFPLFTSSFEDIMRKYFKNERVQESLSYPGKFCGQPPALAPGIFAFLSYAEHEGTWFPRGGMIAIPEAMRRCGERYGLEVRLNQEVRKVLVRGRRAEGVVLADGTEITSRVVVSNINAKRLYLEKIGEEHLPWLARYGVKSYRISVSAPMINVGLDYRPPLDAHHTLITETMDKMNEYWFGDMQKGLLPKETFGLVCFPTFSDPSMAPEGHHVLNIVQSGPYHVKEIDWDRDKKAYGERQLEMLSERAIPGLADHVEVMDVLTPSDYERHLLTPEGAILGLDMDLPTSTVFRPAARSKSIKGLYLAGASTHPGGGLPSVVASGIIASDLVSNYE, encoded by the coding sequence ATGTCTGACTATGACGTCATCGTGATCGGGGCGGGGCTGGGCGGCTTGACCGCCGGGGCCCTCATGGCCAAGCAGGGGCGCAAGACCCTGGTGCTGGAGCAGAGCGGGAGTATCGGCGGGTGCTGCTCCACCTATGACCGCGGCGGTTACCGTTTCGACGTGGGTGCGACTATCCTCGAGATCATGGCCCCCTTCGAGCTGGCCTTCGAGAGACTGGGCACCACCCTGCAGGAGGAAGTAGACCTCGAGCCCTGCGACCCCGTGTACAACGTCATCTTCCCGGACGGGTCGCGCATGACCTATCCCGCGTCCGTGGAGGAGAAGGCGGAGATCATCTCGCGCATCTCTCCCGAGGACGGCAGGGCATGGCTTGAATACGCGGACTATATCGGCGATTTCATGCGCACCGCCCTGGGGGTGTTCTTCCTCAGCCCGGTCAACAGCATGGCGGACATGGCGAGGGTCTTTCTCAAGGACCCCCACCTGCTCAAGTTCTTTCCCCTCTTCACCAGCTCCTTCGAGGATATAATGCGCAAGTACTTCAAGAACGAGCGGGTGCAGGAATCCCTCTCCTACCCCGGCAAGTTTTGCGGGCAGCCCCCCGCACTGGCTCCCGGCATCTTCGCCTTCCTCTCCTACGCGGAGCACGAGGGGACCTGGTTCCCGCGGGGGGGCATGATCGCTATCCCCGAAGCCATGCGCAGGTGCGGTGAGAGGTACGGTCTCGAGGTCCGCCTCAACCAGGAAGTCAGGAAGGTCCTGGTGCGCGGCCGCAGGGCCGAGGGCGTGGTGCTCGCGGACGGGACCGAGATAACCTCGCGGGTCGTGGTCTCGAACATCAACGCCAAGCGGCTGTACCTGGAGAAGATAGGTGAGGAACACCTGCCCTGGCTGGCCCGGTACGGGGTGAAGAGCTATCGCATCTCGGTTTCCGCGCCCATGATCAATGTGGGGCTCGACTACCGGCCGCCCCTGGATGCCCACCATACCCTGATCACGGAAACCATGGACAAGATGAACGAGTACTGGTTCGGGGACATGCAGAAGGGGCTGCTGCCAAAGGAGACCTTCGGCCTCGTATGCTTCCCGACCTTCTCGGACCCCTCCATGGCTCCAGAGGGGCACCACGTTCTCAACATCGTCCAGTCCGGCCCCTATCACGTCAAGGAGATAGACTGGGACCGTGACAAGAAGGCCTATGGGGAGAGACAGCTGGAGATGCTGAGCGAGAGGGCCATACCCGGACTCGCCGACCACGTCGAGGTGATGGATGTCCTGACCCCCAGTGACTACGAAAGGCACCTGCTCACCCCCGAGGGGGCCATCCTCGGGCTGGACATGGACCTGCCGACCTCGACGGTGTTTAGGCCGGCGGCCAGGTCCAAGAGCATCAAGGGCCTTTACCTTGCGGGCGCCTCGACCCATCCCGGGGGAGGCCTGCCGTCGGTGGTGGCCTCGGGCATCATCGCCTCCGACCTGGTATCGAATTATGAATAA
- a CDS encoding FAD-dependent oxidoreductase, translated as MKDYDVVVIGAGLGGLSSAANLAKAGKKVLLLERHYVPGGYASSFLRGRFEFEISLHELSGLGDESNPGPLWKLLDAVDVTRRVEFLRIPEFYRCVLPDVDFVVPIGKENFENAMAEYFPADADGIRDFTEVMFKFAQEALRANRVGMKMVMEHQEEFPTLLAYFGKNLQEVMELFIKDERARTVLNVVCGYYCNPPSMLSFMTYALGTVSYLRFGPWHIKGKSQALSQAFVDSIEDMGGDVWLRNGASRILTEGGKVKGVVAKDGTEILCPTVVSNANPYATCLELIGRENTPDWYLRRLGAWSGGASTVNLYMGVDCPYQELGLDHHETFYSDGYDVDGNWMNMRAGVSLEPSDIAVTAYNSVDPDFSPPGTSNLVCTFIAFAEPWMRLKPSEYADAKHRVAARALDLAENVAPGLRDHIEVIEVATPLTNIRYSRNVGGSIIGFEETFAGTGLVRMPAAGPLQGLYFSGAWVNIGGGYEPSLYSGFLTARKVLEDLEAGGAKPESIERLRVDLEKQIEGMELPDSPTTRVERALAGLHPDRVQLQVAEVIEDTASTKTLRMQAAEGVLPHFRAGQYVNLFCEVGGFLTSRPYSIASAPGSGYWDITVRRTAGGFVSSYLLDEVKAGDRFESTGPFGSFYYEPLMDTDDLVFLAGGSGITPFASIIREAAAGGGGLKMHLVYGSKDPSDIIFADELKGLEEKLPGLKVDYVISDVTEGWSGPCGLLDAKMIAKLVGKVEGKTFYICGPAQMYVLCEGALASLGVPRRRIRREAYGPPADITSEPGWPGADPAAVFLVAEERTGRTIEARSGEPLMNSLERAGIVVEAVCRAGECTVCRTRLIEGKVFVPERVLARQVDAVAGYIHPCMSYPLSDLRIRI; from the coding sequence ATGAAGGATTATGACGTTGTGGTCATCGGAGCCGGCCTGGGAGGGCTTTCCTCGGCCGCCAATCTGGCCAAGGCGGGAAAGAAGGTGCTGCTGCTGGAGCGGCATTACGTGCCCGGCGGCTACGCCTCCTCGTTCCTGAGGGGACGCTTCGAGTTCGAGATCTCCCTACACGAGCTTTCGGGGCTGGGGGACGAGAGCAACCCGGGGCCGCTGTGGAAGCTCCTCGATGCGGTGGACGTCACCCGCAGGGTGGAGTTCCTGCGCATCCCCGAGTTCTACCGCTGCGTGCTGCCCGACGTGGATTTCGTGGTCCCTATCGGAAAGGAGAACTTCGAGAACGCCATGGCCGAGTATTTCCCGGCCGACGCCGACGGCATCAGGGACTTCACCGAGGTCATGTTCAAGTTCGCGCAGGAGGCACTGCGCGCCAACCGCGTCGGCATGAAGATGGTCATGGAGCACCAGGAAGAGTTCCCCACCCTGCTCGCCTATTTCGGAAAGAACCTGCAGGAGGTCATGGAGCTCTTCATCAAGGACGAGAGGGCACGCACCGTGCTCAACGTGGTCTGCGGCTATTACTGCAACCCTCCCTCGATGCTCTCGTTCATGACCTATGCCCTGGGCACGGTGAGCTACCTGCGCTTCGGCCCCTGGCATATCAAGGGCAAGAGCCAGGCCCTCTCCCAGGCCTTCGTCGATTCCATCGAGGACATGGGGGGGGACGTGTGGCTGCGCAACGGCGCCAGCCGCATCCTCACCGAGGGCGGCAAGGTCAAGGGCGTGGTCGCCAAGGACGGCACGGAGATACTCTGCCCCACCGTGGTCAGCAACGCCAACCCCTACGCCACCTGCCTGGAGCTTATCGGGAGGGAGAACACACCCGACTGGTACCTGCGCCGCCTGGGCGCCTGGTCCGGCGGCGCCTCCACCGTCAACCTCTACATGGGCGTGGACTGCCCCTATCAGGAGCTGGGACTGGACCACCACGAGACCTTCTACAGCGACGGCTATGACGTGGACGGAAACTGGATGAACATGAGGGCAGGGGTCTCGCTGGAACCATCCGATATCGCGGTGACCGCCTACAACTCCGTGGACCCCGACTTCTCGCCGCCCGGCACCTCCAACCTCGTATGCACCTTCATCGCTTTCGCCGAGCCCTGGATGAGGCTCAAGCCCTCCGAGTACGCGGACGCCAAACACCGTGTGGCCGCGAGGGCGCTGGACCTGGCCGAGAACGTCGCCCCCGGATTGCGCGACCACATAGAGGTCATCGAGGTGGCCACCCCGCTCACCAACATCCGCTACTCACGCAACGTTGGCGGGAGCATCATCGGTTTCGAGGAGACCTTCGCCGGCACGGGGCTGGTGCGCATGCCCGCGGCCGGGCCGCTGCAGGGGCTCTATTTCTCCGGCGCCTGGGTGAACATCGGCGGCGGCTACGAGCCCTCGCTCTATTCCGGCTTCCTCACCGCACGCAAGGTGCTCGAGGACCTGGAGGCGGGAGGGGCCAAGCCCGAGTCCATCGAGAGATTACGGGTGGACCTGGAAAAGCAGATCGAGGGCATGGAGCTGCCCGACAGCCCGACCACGCGGGTGGAGCGGGCCCTCGCCGGCCTGCACCCCGACCGTGTCCAACTGCAGGTGGCCGAGGTGATCGAGGACACGGCCAGCACGAAGACCCTGCGCATGCAGGCGGCCGAGGGCGTGCTGCCGCATTTCCGGGCGGGGCAGTACGTGAACCTCTTTTGCGAGGTGGGCGGGTTCCTCACTTCCCGCCCCTACTCCATCGCCTCCGCCCCCGGGTCCGGGTACTGGGACATCACCGTGCGCCGTACGGCCGGCGGCTTCGTATCCAGCTACCTCCTGGACGAGGTGAAGGCGGGCGACCGTTTCGAGTCCACCGGGCCCTTCGGCAGCTTCTATTACGAGCCCTTAATGGACACCGACGACCTGGTCTTCCTGGCGGGAGGATCGGGTATCACCCCCTTCGCCTCCATCATCCGCGAGGCTGCGGCAGGGGGCGGTGGGCTGAAGATGCACCTCGTCTACGGCAGCAAGGACCCTTCGGACATAATCTTCGCGGACGAGCTCAAAGGGCTGGAGGAGAAGCTTCCCGGCCTCAAGGTGGACTACGTCATCTCGGATGTGACCGAGGGCTGGTCCGGTCCCTGCGGCCTGCTGGATGCAAAGATGATCGCCAAGCTGGTGGGAAAGGTGGAGGGCAAGACCTTCTACATCTGCGGGCCCGCCCAGATGTACGTTCTCTGTGAGGGGGCACTCGCCTCCCTGGGGGTCCCGCGGCGCCGTATACGCCGCGAGGCCTATGGGCCGCCCGCAGACATCACCTCCGAGCCAGGGTGGCCGGGAGCCGATCCCGCGGCGGTCTTCCTGGTGGCCGAGGAGCGCACCGGACGCACCATCGAGGCCCGGTCGGGCGAGCCGCTCATGAACTCGCTGGAGCGGGCGGGCATCGTCGTGGAAGCGGTGTGCCGGGCCGGCGAATGCACCGTATGCCGCACCCGCCTCATAGAGGGCAAGGTCTTCGTGCCCGAGCGGGTACTCGCCCGCCAGGTGGACGCGGTGGCCGGCTACATCCACCCCTGCATGAGCTATCCGCTCTCCGACCTGCGTATCCGCATATAG
- a CDS encoding nitronate monooxygenase, which translates to MLKTRITELFGIEHPVLGGCMQWITGPEFTAAVSNAGALGIMSSAMFPTQEEFREALRRLKGLTARPFAVNLNLFPALRPIDNELYVDAILAEGGVGIVETSGSRPPASLLARLKEAGIVLMHKCTSVHHAVVAGEMGYDAVTVFGSEGGGHIGDAGLTFLSMVPRCVDLLEIPVIAAGGIADGRGLAAALALGAQGALIGTRLLLSEESPIHPDLKRSMLEACETDTVTVLGTVHNNLRVWRNRAAEKAAELEAAGAPFEEIIKVVAGSLTRSMFETGDPDEGIIVCSQDIGIIHEIEPVSEIVSGMVREAERVADLLAAGDLTAR; encoded by the coding sequence GTGTTAAAGACCCGCATAACCGAGCTCTTCGGCATCGAGCACCCCGTACTCGGGGGCTGCATGCAGTGGATTACCGGCCCCGAGTTCACGGCGGCGGTGAGCAACGCCGGTGCCCTTGGCATCATGTCCTCGGCCATGTTTCCCACCCAGGAAGAGTTCAGGGAAGCGTTGCGCAGGCTGAAGGGACTCACCGCCCGGCCCTTCGCGGTGAACCTCAACCTGTTCCCCGCCCTCCGCCCCATAGACAACGAGCTCTACGTGGACGCTATCCTCGCGGAAGGGGGCGTGGGCATAGTGGAGACCAGCGGCTCGCGCCCGCCGGCGTCGCTGCTGGCGCGGCTGAAGGAGGCGGGCATCGTGCTTATGCATAAGTGCACGAGCGTGCACCACGCCGTCGTCGCCGGGGAGATGGGCTACGACGCCGTGACCGTCTTCGGCAGTGAGGGGGGAGGGCATATCGGCGATGCCGGCCTCACCTTCCTCTCCATGGTCCCCCGTTGCGTGGACCTGCTGGAGATACCGGTGATCGCCGCGGGCGGTATCGCCGACGGCAGGGGGCTGGCCGCGGCCCTGGCCCTGGGGGCGCAGGGAGCGCTCATCGGCACCAGGCTGCTGCTCTCGGAGGAGAGCCCCATACACCCGGACCTCAAGCGCAGCATGCTCGAGGCATGCGAGACCGACACCGTGACCGTGCTGGGGACGGTCCACAACAACCTGCGGGTGTGGAGGAACCGGGCGGCGGAGAAGGCGGCCGAGCTGGAGGCGGCCGGAGCACCCTTCGAGGAGATAATCAAGGTGGTGGCCGGATCGCTCACCCGCAGCATGTTCGAGACGGGAGACCCCGACGAGGGGATCATCGTCTGCAGCCAGGATATCGGGATAATCCACGAAATAGAACCGGTCAGCGAGATCGTCTCCGGCATGGTCAGGGAGGCGGAACGCGTTGCGGACCTGCTGGCCGCGGGAGATCTGACCGCGAGATAA
- a CDS encoding enoyl-CoA hydratase/isomerase family protein, with protein sequence METEVFRVEMVDGVARCTMDGPMMNAMGDKLLFPLMKGLRSVLDDDEARVIVIRGEGGNFSVGADLTIMGDKMDPVLMRDNMQIMGHLIRELHEGPKPVIAEVDGWAVGGGFGLAMSSDITYATERARFYLSFIKLSIVPDFGSAYFLAHRVGMAQAKEIALTGRIVESEEALRIGLINRIVPHEEIADEVMKLASRMAGRSPHILNLTKRMLNTAYTVDLQTLIDFESHAQALAVLAPEHREDVKKFFEKQTGDKK encoded by the coding sequence ATGGAGACCGAGGTTTTCAGGGTAGAGATGGTCGACGGCGTGGCCCGCTGCACCATGGACGGGCCGATGATGAACGCCATGGGAGACAAGCTGCTATTCCCCCTCATGAAGGGGTTACGGTCCGTCCTGGACGACGACGAGGCCAGGGTCATCGTGATAAGGGGCGAGGGGGGCAATTTCTCCGTGGGCGCTGACCTCACCATCATGGGCGACAAGATGGACCCGGTGTTGATGCGGGACAACATGCAGATCATGGGCCACCTCATCCGCGAGCTGCACGAGGGACCCAAGCCGGTCATCGCCGAAGTGGACGGCTGGGCGGTGGGGGGGGGATTCGGCCTGGCCATGTCCTCCGATATCACCTATGCTACCGAACGGGCCCGTTTCTACCTCAGCTTCATCAAACTCTCCATCGTCCCTGACTTCGGCTCCGCCTATTTCCTCGCCCACCGGGTAGGGATGGCCCAGGCCAAGGAGATCGCCCTCACCGGCAGGATCGTGGAGTCCGAGGAAGCCCTGCGCATCGGGCTTATCAACCGAATCGTCCCCCATGAGGAGATAGCGGACGAGGTGATGAAGCTGGCGAGCAGGATGGCGGGACGCTCTCCTCACATCCTCAACCTCACCAAGCGCATGCTCAACACCGCATACACGGTTGACCTGCAGACCCTCATCGACTTCGAGTCCCACGCACAGGCCCTGGCGGTGCTGGCGCCGGAACATCGCGAAGACGTAAAGAAATTTTTCGAAAAACAAACCGGAGATAAGAAATAG
- a CDS encoding Zn-ribbon domain-containing OB-fold protein, which yields MSEEKKDLITLESGEMAQPFAWSAGTYGSKFLTELRDNKKFVGVKCPQCGKVYVPPRRVCGPCFVELTELVPVSDEGEIVTWTVVSFGFVDPATGKQKPVPYCYAAIMLDGADTVLLHFVDETDPEKIQIGARVKAVFEEERTGSLLDIKHFEMV from the coding sequence ATGAGCGAGGAGAAAAAGGACCTCATAACGCTGGAGAGCGGCGAGATGGCGCAGCCCTTCGCCTGGTCGGCCGGGACCTACGGCTCCAAATTCCTCACCGAACTGCGGGACAACAAGAAGTTCGTCGGGGTGAAATGCCCGCAGTGCGGCAAGGTATACGTGCCGCCGCGCAGGGTGTGCGGTCCGTGCTTCGTGGAGCTGACGGAGCTGGTGCCGGTGTCGGACGAGGGCGAGATCGTCACCTGGACAGTGGTCAGTTTCGGCTTCGTCGACCCGGCCACCGGCAAGCAGAAGCCGGTGCCGTACTGCTACGCTGCCATCATGCTGGACGGCGCGGACACCGTGCTGCTGCATTTCGTCGACGAGACCGACCCGGAGAAGATCCAGATCGGGGCGCGCGTCAAGGCGGTCTTCGAGGAGGAGCGCACCGGCAGCCTGCTGGACATCAAGCACTTCGAGATGGTCTAG
- a CDS encoding thiolase family protein, giving the protein MGKRVAVTAVGMTRQRSARPDVSGQELIGEAVRMALDDAGMTRKDIDAIVIGNMDHFEGINYVDTWSVDGSGALMKPIMKLTTGGTTGTTIAMAAYYHVASGLFDRVLAIGWEKNSESDTTGAIITAFDPFWDRPIFAGAVAGLAMEATAYMKETGATEEDAAYVAVRERTHALNNPYAHLHLNMTIADVMNSPYLSWPVKMGDMCPRTDGACALIFASEDVADGFPRKPAWIHGVADRHLWAYTSDPYLDFKTGEAWFPAMQKSSQDVYRRVGITDPLEQFDVAELYLPYSFAGLRYMESLGFCEKGGAPALTRAGTFDMGGKCPVNPSGGVMSSNAIGATGLIRVAECAWQIQGRAGDRQVPDVELALATGFGGCFWSDVLVLGKEKPEKARG; this is encoded by the coding sequence ATGGGCAAGCGAGTAGCGGTCACCGCGGTAGGCATGACCCGCCAGCGTTCGGCGCGCCCGGACGTCAGCGGCCAGGAACTCATAGGCGAGGCGGTTCGTATGGCCCTGGACGACGCCGGCATGACCCGCAAGGACATCGACGCCATCGTCATCGGCAACATGGACCACTTCGAGGGCATCAACTACGTGGACACCTGGTCGGTGGACGGCAGCGGCGCGCTCATGAAGCCTATCATGAAGCTGACCACCGGCGGCACCACCGGCACCACCATCGCCATGGCCGCCTACTACCACGTAGCTTCAGGCCTCTTCGACCGCGTGCTTGCCATCGGGTGGGAGAAGAACTCCGAGTCCGACACCACCGGCGCAATCATCACCGCCTTCGACCCCTTCTGGGACCGCCCCATCTTCGCGGGCGCGGTGGCGGGACTGGCCATGGAGGCCACCGCCTACATGAAGGAGACCGGCGCCACCGAAGAGGACGCGGCTTACGTGGCAGTGCGCGAGCGCACCCACGCCCTCAACAACCCCTACGCCCACCTGCACCTCAACATGACCATCGCCGACGTCATGAACTCCCCCTACCTCTCCTGGCCGGTGAAGATGGGGGACATGTGTCCGCGCACCGACGGGGCCTGCGCCCTTATCTTCGCCTCCGAGGACGTGGCGGACGGGTTTCCCCGGAAGCCGGCCTGGATCCATGGCGTCGCCGACCGCCACCTCTGGGCCTACACCAGCGACCCATACCTGGATTTCAAGACCGGTGAGGCCTGGTTCCCGGCCATGCAGAAATCCTCGCAGGACGTCTACAGGCGGGTGGGCATAACCGACCCACTGGAACAGTTCGACGTGGCCGAACTCTACCTGCCGTACTCCTTCGCGGGGCTGCGCTACATGGAGTCCCTGGGGTTCTGCGAAAAGGGAGGGGCTCCCGCCCTCACCCGGGCCGGCACCTTCGATATGGGGGGCAAGTGTCCGGTGAACCCCTCGGGCGGGGTGATGTCCTCCAACGCCATCGGCGCCACCGGTCTCATCCGGGTGGCGGAATGCGCCTGGCAGATACAGGGACGGGCGGGCGACCGCCAGGTCCCCGACGTCGAACTGGCCCTGGCCACGGGGTTCGGGGGCTGCTTCTGGTCCGACGTGCTGGTCCTGGGCAAAGAGAAACCGGAAAAGGCCAGGGGGTGA
- a CDS encoding thiolase family protein, with product MEPVAVVGVGMTQVKRERKADGYPDLVFDATRAALDDAGMSIDQIDNVVTISNDFFDGRTISSMAIMDACGSYDKNVTTVEGDGTFGAFFGVMRVLSGSYGTTLVCAHHKGSESQMPLITNAMFDPIFARSLGIDAVTSSALQARAYMAKYGITEEQCAMVSVKNHGNAFKNPIAQLPLELTVEKVMSSPYIADPIKLLDCCPISDGASAVILASEERAKKITDKPVWVKGVAHCSSAYQLGDRNLYCVCALEEAAKKAYAMAGVSEPARDIDLAEVYDAFSYMEPLWLEGLGICERGEGGKLTESGRTALDGELPVNASGGCLSGNPVLVAGLNRIIECALQIRGDAGEHQAERVKTAVAHGINGPCGQSHCVWVLGGEK from the coding sequence ATGGAACCGGTGGCGGTCGTCGGAGTGGGTATGACCCAGGTCAAGCGGGAGAGGAAGGCGGACGGCTACCCGGACCTGGTCTTCGATGCCACGCGCGCCGCCCTGGACGACGCGGGCATGTCCATCGACCAGATCGACAACGTGGTGACCATCTCCAACGACTTTTTCGACGGGCGGACCATATCGTCCATGGCCATCATGGACGCCTGCGGCTCCTACGACAAGAACGTCACCACCGTGGAAGGGGACGGTACTTTCGGGGCCTTCTTCGGGGTCATGCGCGTCCTCTCCGGGAGCTACGGCACCACCCTGGTATGTGCTCACCACAAGGGCTCGGAGAGCCAGATGCCGCTGATCACCAACGCCATGTTCGATCCCATATTCGCGCGGTCCCTGGGCATCGATGCGGTGACCTCCTCCGCCCTGCAGGCCCGGGCGTACATGGCGAAGTACGGCATCACGGAGGAGCAGTGCGCCATGGTCTCGGTGAAGAACCACGGCAACGCCTTTAAGAACCCCATCGCCCAGCTACCCCTGGAGCTGACGGTGGAGAAGGTCATGTCCTCGCCCTACATCGCGGACCCCATCAAGCTCCTCGACTGCTGTCCCATCTCCGACGGGGCCTCCGCGGTCATCTTGGCTTCGGAGGAGAGGGCGAAGAAGATCACGGACAAGCCGGTATGGGTAAAAGGGGTCGCCCACTGCAGCAGCGCCTATCAACTGGGGGACCGCAACCTCTACTGCGTCTGCGCCCTGGAGGAGGCGGCGAAGAAAGCATACGCCATGGCGGGCGTAAGCGAGCCCGCCAGGGATATCGACCTTGCGGAGGTCTACGACGCTTTCTCTTACATGGAACCCCTGTGGCTCGAAGGGCTCGGAATATGCGAGCGGGGCGAGGGCGGGAAGCTCACCGAGTCGGGCAGGACCGCCCTGGACGGCGAGCTGCCGGTCAACGCCTCAGGAGGCTGCCTCTCCGGCAACCCGGTCCTGGTGGCCGGGCTCAACCGTATCATCGAATGCGCGCTGCAGATCAGGGGAGACGCGGGCGAGCACCAGGCGGAGAGGGTCAAGACCGCCGTGGCCCACGGCATCAACGGTCCCTGCGGGCAATCCCACTGCGTATGGGTCCTGGGAGGTGAGAAGTGA
- a CDS encoding Zn-ribbon domain-containing OB-fold protein, producing MDDWRKDQELLVMEGRIKVPYRWFAGEVGTRYLESLRDAGKFLGTRCSGCDKVYHVPRRNCPDCFEECSEWVELGSSGILETYTVVRKHHPQLAPLPLPYGYGIIKLEGADTGFLHLLGEFDDKDLEVGMLVEAVFSDARQGNILDVKYFRPAKGVE from the coding sequence ATGGATGACTGGAGAAAAGACCAGGAGCTGCTGGTCATGGAAGGGCGCATCAAGGTGCCCTACCGCTGGTTCGCCGGCGAGGTGGGCACGCGTTACCTGGAGTCGCTGCGCGACGCGGGGAAGTTCCTGGGGACCCGCTGCTCCGGGTGCGATAAGGTCTATCACGTCCCGCGGCGCAACTGCCCCGACTGTTTCGAGGAATGCTCGGAGTGGGTGGAGCTGGGATCATCGGGGATCCTGGAGACCTACACCGTCGTCAGGAAGCACCACCCCCAGCTCGCGCCCCTGCCGCTGCCCTACGGATACGGCATCATCAAGCTCGAAGGAGCGGATACCGGCTTTCTGCACCTCCTCGGCGAGTTCGACGATAAAGACCTGGAGGTGGGGATGCTGGTGGAGGCGGTCTTCTCGGACGCGAGGCAAGGCAACATCCTCGACGTGAAGTATTTCCGCCCGGCGAAGGGGGTGGAGTAG